From a region of the Methanoculleus receptaculi genome:
- a CDS encoding (5-formylfuran-3-yl)methyl phosphate synthase, which yields MQLLVSPSSIEEANASLSADIIDVKRPAEGSLGANFPWIIREIKEIAGSKPVSAAIGDNEYKPGTAALSAYGAAHAGADYIKVGLMFDGADRAREVIEAVTTAVKREFPDRYVVIAAYADFNRLGTISPLSISPLVADAGADVAMIDTGVKDGRGLFAFMDEETLTQFVRWNRELGLRTALAGSLRFEDLDALKRINPDIIGVRGMVCGGDRSSTIRAELVERAKMMIG from the coding sequence ATGCAATTACTCGTCAGCCCAAGCAGCATTGAAGAGGCAAACGCCTCGCTTTCCGCTGACATCATTGACGTGAAAAGGCCAGCTGAAGGCTCTCTGGGTGCTAATTTTCCATGGATCATCCGTGAGATCAAGGAGATCGCCGGCAGTAAACCAGTCAGTGCTGCAATCGGGGACAATGAGTATAAACCTGGAACCGCAGCACTTTCGGCATACGGTGCCGCACACGCCGGCGCCGATTATATCAAGGTCGGCCTGATGTTCGATGGTGCTGATCGTGCCCGTGAGGTCATCGAGGCGGTAACCACGGCGGTGAAACGGGAGTTTCCCGATAGATATGTTGTGATCGCGGCGTATGCAGATTTTAACAGGCTTGGCACGATCTCGCCGCTTTCGATCAGCCCGCTGGTTGCGGATGCAGGGGCTGACGTGGCCATGATCGACACAGGAGTTAAAGACGGGAGGGGTCTCTTCGCGTTCATGGATGAGGAGACACTTACCCAGTTTGTCAGGTGGAACCGTGAACTCGGGTTGAGGACCGCCCTTGCCGGTTCACTTAGGTTTGAAGACCTTGATGCCCTGAAACGGATCAACCCGGACATCATAGGTGTCCGGGGGATGGTCTGCGGTGGGGATCGGTCGAGCACGATCAGGGCGGAACTGGTTGAGAGAGCAAAGATGATGATTGGGTGA
- the guaB gene encoding IMP dehydrogenase, which produces MYIEKLKMETTFTFDDVLLEPAESWVEPDEADVRSRFSRNIPLNIPLVSAAMDTVTESAMAIAIAREGGIGVIHRNMTPESEVAEVRVVKQAEDLIEREVVAVSPEATVTEVERIMRQYGIGGVPVIENDRVIGIVSRRDIRAILPGHGDAKISDYMTKKLITATEGITAENALETMYANKVERLPVVDDDGCLVGIITMRDILEKRQYPRATRDSNGKLRVAAAVGPFDFNRAVMLADAGADTLVVDCAHGHNMNVVRAVGEIKASVTVDVVAGNIATKQAALALLDTVDGLKVGIGPGSICTTRIVAGVGVPQISAIANVAEVASEADVPVIADGGIRYSGDIAKAIAAGADCIMAGSLFAGTDEAPGRITTIKGRRYKQYRGMGSLGVMSSGESSDRYFQKKEFGRTKFVPEGVEGVTPYVGRVSDVIYQLVGGLKSAMGYTGSKTVADLKRNGRFIRITPAGYGESHPHNIMITDEAPNYRLLE; this is translated from the coding sequence ATGTACATCGAGAAACTGAAGATGGAAACAACATTTACATTCGATGACGTGCTGCTCGAACCCGCAGAGTCGTGGGTCGAGCCCGACGAAGCCGATGTCAGGTCGCGGTTCTCGCGGAATATTCCTCTCAATATACCTCTCGTGAGCGCTGCCATGGATACGGTTACCGAGTCGGCGATGGCGATCGCCATTGCCCGTGAAGGGGGTATCGGCGTCATCCACCGGAACATGACCCCGGAGAGCGAGGTTGCTGAGGTCAGGGTAGTCAAACAGGCAGAGGACCTGATCGAGCGCGAGGTGGTGGCGGTCAGCCCGGAGGCCACGGTCACTGAGGTGGAGCGGATCATGCGGCAGTACGGCATCGGCGGCGTCCCTGTAATCGAGAACGATAGAGTGATAGGTATCGTCAGCCGCAGGGACATAAGGGCGATCCTTCCCGGACACGGCGATGCGAAGATCAGCGACTACATGACGAAGAAGTTGATCACCGCAACAGAGGGTATCACGGCGGAGAACGCCCTCGAGACGATGTATGCAAACAAGGTCGAGCGTCTCCCGGTCGTTGATGATGATGGGTGCTTGGTCGGGATCATAACGATGCGGGACATCCTGGAGAAGAGGCAGTACCCCCGCGCAACCCGTGATTCAAACGGTAAACTCCGGGTTGCAGCCGCCGTAGGGCCATTTGATTTCAATCGCGCTGTGATGCTGGCCGATGCGGGTGCTGACACCCTGGTGGTGGACTGTGCCCATGGCCACAACATGAACGTCGTCAGGGCGGTCGGCGAGATCAAGGCGAGCGTCACGGTGGATGTGGTTGCCGGAAACATCGCAACAAAACAGGCGGCCCTGGCCCTCCTGGATACCGTCGACGGGCTGAAGGTGGGTATAGGGCCCGGATCAATCTGCACAACCAGGATCGTCGCGGGTGTGGGCGTCCCGCAGATCTCGGCGATAGCAAACGTTGCGGAGGTGGCGAGCGAGGCCGATGTGCCGGTCATCGCCGATGGCGGCATCCGGTACTCCGGGGATATCGCAAAGGCGATCGCCGCGGGTGCGGACTGTATCATGGCAGGCAGCCTCTTTGCCGGAACAGACGAGGCGCCGGGGAGGATTACAACGATAAAGGGCCGGCGCTACAAGCAGTACCGGGGCATGGGATCGCTTGGCGTCATGAGCAGCGGCGAGTCCAGTGACCGTTACTTCCAGAAAAAAGAGTTTGGAAGGACCAAGTTCGTTCCGGAGGGTGTCGAAGGCGTCACCCCTTACGTCGGCCGGGTCTCTGATGTCATCTACCAGCTTGTTGGCGGCCTGAAGTCGGCAATGGGCTACACAGGCTCAAAGACAGTAGCGGACCTGAAAAGAAACGGAAGATTCATCAGGATAACCCCCGCCGGTTATGGGGAGAGCCATCCCCATAACATCATGATCACCGATGAGGCGCCGAATTACCGTCTCTTAGAGTGA
- a CDS encoding ArsR/SmtB family transcription factor → MLERGDVSRLLDILGNRNRRRIIELLGQKPCFVTEISERLLLSPKAVIEHLQLMEREQILGSYQDERRRKYYYLSHDINLIINLQKQDDIVLSPREEDRHARITRDLVLLRRMIRAHDELLENLEHLEGEIESRFAWLMGEGIFTDEGELKIILALVHSDMELGDLEEMCGLSADELKKRLGNLMKMGIVEKTNNRYRISVTHGG, encoded by the coding sequence ATGCTTGAGAGGGGCGACGTTTCCCGGCTCCTGGACATCCTGGGAAACCGGAATAGAAGACGAATAATTGAACTGCTGGGGCAGAAACCGTGTTTCGTGACAGAGATCTCCGAGCGCCTGCTGCTCAGTCCGAAAGCAGTAATTGAGCATCTGCAACTGATGGAGCGGGAGCAGATCCTTGGATCATACCAGGATGAGCGAAGGCGAAAGTATTACTACCTCTCGCATGACATCAATCTCATCATAAACCTGCAGAAGCAGGATGATATTGTCCTGTCCCCCCGTGAGGAGGACCGGCATGCACGGATCACAAGAGACCTCGTGTTGCTCAGGAGGATGATCAGGGCTCATGACGAACTCCTGGAAAACCTTGAACACCTGGAAGGCGAGATTGAGTCACGGTTCGCCTGGCTCATGGGCGAGGGAATCTTCACAGATGAAGGAGAGTTGAAGATCATCCTCGCCCTCGTGCATTCCGACATGGAACTCGGGGATCTGGAGGAAATGTGCGGCCTGTCCGCTGATGAGCTGAAAAAGAGACTGGGCAACCTCATGAAGATGGGGATTGTCGAGAAGACGAACAACCGATACCGGATAAGTGTTACACATGGCGGATAA
- a CDS encoding helix-turn-helix transcriptional regulator — MSELEEEALGVIQSHREGVLQSDLWKLLDIDSRKCSRIVKRLLDAGLIERIEFRSDGIKTYLLRAKKRAVDPGLILAGEEVLPCIGCDRECDPEGCTILLDWIYLLALEEYQE; from the coding sequence ATGTCTGAACTGGAGGAAGAAGCACTCGGCGTCATCCAGTCGCACCGCGAAGGGGTTCTCCAGAGCGATCTCTGGAAACTCCTTGATATTGACAGCAGGAAATGCTCCCGGATCGTGAAGCGGTTGCTGGATGCTGGTTTGATCGAACGGATCGAGTTTCGCAGTGACGGGATCAAGACATATCTCCTGAGGGCGAAGAAACGCGCCGTTGACCCGGGTCTCATCCTTGCCGGCGAGGAGGTTCTCCCCTGCATCGGCTGTGACCGGGAATGCGACCCGGAAGGGTGCACCATTCTTCTAGACTGGATATACCTACTCGCCCTTGAAGAGTATCAGGAGTGA
- a CDS encoding LSM domain-containing protein, with protein MVNGIVLPVKKVFSLVDSKIVVEIKDDGRKLKGRLVAVDEHLNLHMDETTEYTGDQRGRALGTVVIRGNNILTIAPLL; from the coding sequence ATGGTTAATGGCATTGTACTCCCCGTAAAGAAGGTTTTTTCGCTTGTGGACTCTAAAATCGTCGTCGAGATCAAGGATGACGGCAGGAAACTCAAAGGAAGGCTCGTGGCGGTCGACGAGCACCTGAACCTGCACATGGATGAGACGACAGAGTACACCGGAGATCAGCGGGGCCGCGCTCTTGGAACGGTTGTCATACGCGGCAACAATATACTGACCATTGCGCCCCTGCTCTGA
- a CDS encoding aldehyde dehydrogenase family protein, translated as MKMLINGEWCDSVSGKVFPVHNPATGEVVDQAQLGVEDDVRAAVEAAREAFSDWAAKEPRVRAKILFSAAEEVRRRNAELGALLTAEQGKPIREAIDEINGFANILEYYYALSAGLQGEFMDLRGYGRATVIRRPLGTCGAIIPWNMPAIIMGWKIGAALTAGNTMVVKPASTAPLTCLRLAEILEEAGLPPGVLNVVTGSGETVGREIARNPAIRKVSFTGAVETGREVAMDAAPAMKHLMLELGGSDPMIVCDDVDIPAAVEGVIRGRFYNCGQVCTAVKRLYIFDSIADEFIRRLKTRVEKIVVGNGIDRGVDMGPMNNREGLERIAGLVDAVRERGEGEIITGGRPPGGEALRDGNFYLPTLVTGLPHDSPLFTEEVFGPVLPIAAVHDLDEAIERANSSRYGLGASVWTQNPEVIARAAEDLEAGIVWVNQHLRIPPEVPFGGTKASGIGRENGSRALEDYTEGKAVLVRL; from the coding sequence ATGAAGATGTTGATCAACGGCGAGTGGTGCGACTCGGTCTCCGGGAAGGTCTTTCCGGTGCACAACCCTGCCACGGGAGAGGTTGTTGACCAGGCACAGCTCGGCGTGGAGGATGATGTCAGGGCCGCGGTGGAGGCGGCCCGGGAGGCGTTTTCAGACTGGGCCGCAAAAGAGCCCAGGGTTCGGGCAAAGATTCTCTTCTCTGCGGCTGAGGAGGTTCGCCGAAGGAATGCCGAGCTCGGGGCTCTCCTGACCGCCGAACAGGGAAAACCCATCCGCGAGGCGATCGATGAGATCAACGGGTTTGCAAACATCCTGGAGTATTACTATGCTCTTTCAGCGGGGCTGCAGGGAGAGTTCATGGACCTCAGGGGCTACGGCCGCGCCACCGTCATCAGAAGGCCGCTCGGCACCTGCGGCGCGATCATCCCCTGGAACATGCCGGCGATCATCATGGGCTGGAAGATCGGTGCAGCGCTGACGGCGGGAAACACCATGGTCGTAAAACCAGCCAGCACGGCTCCGCTGACCTGCCTGCGACTCGCGGAGATCCTGGAGGAGGCCGGTCTCCCACCGGGGGTTTTAAACGTCGTCACGGGTTCGGGAGAGACGGTCGGCCGGGAGATCGCGAGAAACCCGGCAATCCGGAAGGTCTCGTTCACCGGCGCGGTCGAGACAGGGCGTGAGGTCGCGATGGATGCCGCCCCCGCTATGAAACACCTCATGCTGGAACTCGGGGGGAGCGACCCGATGATCGTCTGTGACGATGTTGATATTCCTGCAGCCGTTGAAGGTGTCATCAGGGGACGATTCTACAACTGCGGTCAGGTCTGCACGGCGGTAAAGAGGCTATACATCTTTGACTCGATCGCGGATGAGTTCATCCGCCGATTGAAGACGAGGGTCGAGAAGATCGTTGTCGGGAACGGGATCGACCGCGGTGTCGATATGGGCCCGATGAACAACCGCGAGGGTCTTGAGAGGATCGCCGGTCTGGTGGATGCCGTGCGGGAACGCGGCGAGGGAGAGATTATCACGGGCGGTCGGCCGCCAGGGGGAGAGGCGTTGAGAGATGGCAACTTCTACCTGCCGACACTTGTCACCGGTCTTCCACACGACTCACCCCTCTTCACCGAGGAGGTCTTCGGCCCGGTGCTGCCGATCGCTGCTGTCCATGACCTGGACGAGGCGATTGAGCGCGCAAACAGCAGTCGTTACGGCCTCGGTGCGTCGGTGTGGACGCAGAACCCGGAGGTGATCGCCAGGGCGGCGGAGGACCTCGAGGCCGGAATAGTCTGGGTCAACCAGCATCTCAGGATTCCACCGGAGGTGCCGTTTGGCGGGACGAAGGCAAGCGGCATCGGCAGGGAGAACGGCAGCAGAGCGCTTGAGGACTACACCGAGGGAAAGGCCGTGCTGGTTCGGTTGTAG
- a CDS encoding MFS transporter, with protein sequence MLQRFTLLLGIFVVMALSNAVVPVLPDFAEGAALQGAVYSAYFLGAFVAVLPAGYASDRIGSVTLIRAGLLLTLASGILLILSPFGLPLILCRVIEGIGGGIFLSATLAWTNSQPSGARESGYVMAALNLGLVVGLLAAGWLDSVFENHLAGIAVFTALAVPATAMSVAVREGERAGFVRADAGGIVRNYFWLFVAVMILVGVTGAVAAIYPGYTGNDSTVIALQLATINIATVGAVLVAPRFNFRSVPAIRASALLMAPAVAAGCVTPYAFPVIGALSGVTIVAVLAFLAETGIQQGVMTGLFNTASYAGFTILSALAGGVAGWFGFLPAFLLLAVMVAAAAVPIGRCRCEYRG encoded by the coding sequence ATGCTGCAGAGATTCACCCTCCTGCTCGGTATATTTGTGGTGATGGCGCTCTCAAACGCTGTCGTCCCCGTCCTCCCCGATTTTGCCGAAGGGGCGGCACTCCAGGGTGCGGTCTACTCTGCGTACTTTCTTGGTGCTTTTGTTGCTGTGCTGCCGGCCGGTTACGCAAGCGACCGGATAGGCAGCGTGACGCTCATCCGTGCCGGTCTCCTCCTGACGCTTGCAAGCGGCATCCTGCTCATTCTCTCTCCTTTCGGCCTCCCGCTCATCCTCTGCCGCGTCATCGAGGGGATCGGCGGCGGAATCTTCCTCTCGGCAACACTTGCATGGACAAATTCGCAGCCCTCGGGTGCCCGTGAGAGCGGTTACGTCATGGCGGCCCTGAACCTGGGGCTGGTCGTCGGTCTACTCGCAGCGGGCTGGCTCGATTCAGTATTTGAGAACCATCTTGCCGGGATTGCGGTCTTTACAGCGCTTGCCGTCCCCGCAACCGCAATGAGCGTCGCGGTCAGGGAGGGCGAACGTGCCGGTTTTGTGAGGGCAGATGCTGGAGGCATCGTGCGAAACTACTTCTGGCTCTTTGTTGCGGTGATGATCCTGGTGGGGGTGACGGGGGCGGTGGCTGCCATATATCCCGGCTACACAGGGAACGACTCAACGGTGATTGCCCTCCAGCTTGCAACCATCAACATCGCAACCGTTGGTGCCGTTCTCGTCGCACCACGCTTCAACTTCCGGTCGGTCCCGGCAATCCGGGCGTCCGCGCTATTGATGGCGCCGGCGGTCGCTGCGGGCTGCGTCACGCCCTATGCTTTTCCGGTCATCGGCGCTCTCTCCGGGGTGACCATAGTCGCGGTTCTTGCGTTCCTGGCGGAGACCGGGATCCAGCAGGGGGTGATGACCGGACTCTTCAACACCGCCTCATACGCTGGATTCACCATCCTCTCTGCCCTTGCCGGCGGAGTCGCCGGATGGTTCGGGTTTTTGCCGGCGTTCCTCCTACTGGCAGTGATGGTGGCGGCAGCGGCCGTCCCCATTGGCAGGTGCCGGTGCGAATACCGTGGTTGA
- a CDS encoding beta-CASP ribonuclease aCPSF1 has translation MVIEDKLQELKEQINRIVPGGITVSDVEFEGPELVIYTDDPKQFADQADLIKILARDLRKRIVVRPNILEDPERAAQEIRAVVQENAGITEIFFDPETGEVLIEAEKPGVVIGKNGATLREITKQIGWTPKVVRTPPIESSTVKQIRAYLRSVKDERKMFLRKIGRRIHREVTSKDQWLRVTTLGCCREVGRAAFLISTPESKVLVDCGEKPGSTTNGTPYLYVPEIYPLDTLDAVVVTHAHLDHCALVPLLYKYGYEGPVYSTPPTRDLAAMLQLDYIDVVRKETDRIPYTSNEVKAYIKHSITLNYGSVTDIAPDIKLTFHNAGHILGSAIAHFHVGDGLYNIGFTGDFNYQKTRLFSPAVSSFPRLETLFMESTYGGSNDIQPQRKEAEEKLYEKVSETIGRGGKVIIPAFAVGRSQEVMLALEEGIRRQKLPPMKIYLDGMIKEATAIHTTYPEYLNSDLRNQIFREGLNPFLSEAFVQVDSPDLRERVITGEPCVIITTSGMLNGGPVMEYLKALGPDERNSLIFVGYQAEGTLGRRIQKGWREIPLGWRDTIVINLEIVTVDGFSGHSDRKQLMNYVAHLQPRPEKIFTIHGDENKTLDLASSIYKRYRIETHSPLNLETYRMF, from the coding sequence ATGGTTATTGAAGACAAACTCCAGGAGCTCAAGGAGCAGATTAACAGGATTGTTCCTGGCGGGATTACGGTCTCTGACGTCGAGTTCGAGGGCCCCGAGCTCGTCATATATACCGATGATCCAAAACAGTTCGCCGATCAGGCGGACCTTATAAAGATACTGGCACGGGATCTCAGGAAACGTATAGTCGTGCGCCCGAATATCCTTGAAGACCCTGAGCGGGCGGCGCAGGAGATCCGTGCGGTTGTGCAGGAGAACGCAGGGATCACCGAGATCTTCTTCGACCCGGAGACCGGCGAGGTGCTGATCGAGGCTGAGAAACCGGGTGTTGTCATCGGGAAGAACGGGGCAACCCTCCGCGAGATCACAAAACAGATCGGCTGGACGCCCAAGGTCGTCCGGACACCGCCCATCGAGAGTTCGACGGTCAAGCAGATCCGTGCCTATCTCCGCTCGGTTAAGGATGAGCGGAAAATGTTCCTCCGAAAGATCGGGCGCCGCATCCACCGGGAGGTCACGAGCAAGGACCAGTGGCTGCGGGTCACCACCCTCGGGTGCTGCCGTGAGGTCGGCCGTGCCGCGTTCCTGATCTCGACGCCGGAGAGCAAGGTCCTGGTTGACTGCGGGGAGAAGCCCGGCAGCACCACAAACGGGACACCTTACCTCTACGTGCCCGAGATCTACCCGCTTGACACGCTCGATGCTGTTGTGGTCACACACGCACACCTTGACCACTGTGCGCTGGTGCCGCTCCTCTACAAGTATGGCTACGAGGGGCCGGTCTACTCGACCCCGCCGACAAGGGACCTGGCGGCGATGCTCCAACTCGATTACATTGACGTCGTCAGGAAGGAGACGGACAGGATCCCCTACACCTCGAATGAGGTGAAGGCCTACATCAAGCACTCCATAACCCTCAACTACGGCAGTGTGACCGATATCGCTCCCGACATAAAGCTCACCTTCCATAACGCCGGGCACATCCTGGGTTCGGCGATCGCACACTTCCATGTCGGCGATGGACTCTATAACATAGGGTTCACCGGGGATTTCAACTACCAGAAGACCAGGCTCTTCTCTCCCGCGGTCTCGTCGTTCCCGCGTCTTGAGACATTATTCATGGAGAGCACCTACGGCGGGTCAAACGATATCCAGCCCCAGAGGAAGGAGGCAGAAGAGAAACTCTATGAGAAGGTCTCCGAGACCATAGGCCGCGGCGGCAAGGTGATCATCCCGGCGTTCGCCGTCGGACGGTCGCAGGAGGTAATGCTCGCCCTGGAAGAGGGAATCCGGCGGCAGAAACTCCCGCCGATGAAGATCTATCTCGATGGTATGATAAAGGAGGCAACGGCTATCCACACGACATACCCGGAGTATCTCAACAGCGATCTCAGGAACCAGATCTTCCGGGAAGGGCTGAACCCCTTCCTCTCGGAGGCCTTTGTCCAGGTGGACTCCCCCGATCTCCGCGAGCGGGTGATCACAGGTGAACCCTGCGTCATCATCACCACGAGCGGCATGTTGAACGGCGGGCCGGTGATGGAATACCTCAAGGCGCTTGGCCCTGATGAGCGCAACTCGCTTATCTTCGTCGGTTACCAGGCGGAGGGAACGCTCGGGCGGCGGATCCAGAAGGGATGGCGCGAGATCCCGCTTGGCTGGCGCGATACGATAGTGATCAATCTTGAGATAGTCACGGTCGACGGGTTCTCCGGCCACTCCGATCGCAAACAGCTGATGAACTATGTCGCCCACCTCCAGCCGCGGCCGGAGAAGATCTTCACCATACACGGTGACGAGAACAAGACCCTCGATCTTGCAAGTTCCATCTACAAGCGCTACCGTATCGAGACCCATTCTCCATTGAACCTCGAGACATACCGCATGTTCTAG
- the psmB gene encoding archaeal proteasome endopeptidase complex subunit beta, whose amino-acid sequence MPDISHEIMKGTTTVGLIFDRGVVLATEMRATMGNMIASKRAKKIYQITPRIGLTTAGGVGDAQQLVRIMQVECNLFEMRRGKTMSVGAASTLLSNYLNQNRYYPYYVQLLMGGFDDEGPSIYSVDALGGATREDEIVATGSGSPFAYGVLEDQYRPEMKEDAAKDLAVRAVRSAMRRDSASGEDIMVVVITKDKYEERILGGLYEPSEARPAA is encoded by the coding sequence ATGCCTGATATTTCCCATGAGATTATGAAAGGTACAACAACCGTAGGGCTGATCTTCGACCGTGGCGTGGTGCTTGCAACCGAGATGCGGGCGACGATGGGCAACATGATAGCAAGCAAGCGAGCCAAGAAGATCTACCAGATCACGCCAAGGATCGGTCTGACCACCGCTGGAGGCGTCGGCGATGCGCAGCAGCTCGTCAGGATAATGCAGGTTGAGTGCAACCTCTTTGAGATGCGCCGCGGAAAGACCATGTCTGTAGGTGCAGCCTCGACGCTGCTTTCAAACTACCTGAACCAGAACCGCTACTACCCATACTACGTCCAGCTCCTGATGGGCGGTTTCGATGACGAGGGGCCTAGCATCTACTCGGTCGATGCCCTTGGCGGGGCGACCAGAGAGGACGAGATCGTTGCCACCGGCTCGGGGTCTCCATTCGCCTACGGTGTGCTCGAGGACCAGTATCGTCCGGAGATGAAGGAGGATGCGGCAAAAGACCTGGCTGTTCGTGCCGTTCGTTCTGCGATGCGCCGGGACTCCGCATCCGGGGAGGATATCATGGTGGTCGTGATCACGAAAGACAAATACGAAGAACGCATCCTGGGCGGACTGTATGAACCATCTGAAGCCCGCCCTGCAGCCTGA
- a CDS encoding CBS domain-containing protein — protein sequence MSVRDFMVTDVVCVEIPGNRDDVLRILKRTGISGVPVLKEGELVGIITRKDLLRKAEETQLGLLMTPDPVVIRPDAPISEAAQLLVRNNIRRLPVIEDGALVGILSVADLINAIAQMRITTPIKGNFVSRTYALWEETPLTLVGRIMEISGYDAIPILMEDGTLSGIISERDLIRHSRIEDGIEVSDFSNGTDDDEWTWESIRDLHTISYGISRIQLLPIPVKKAMVRNVLAVPLNAEVSECALKMRRARVDQLPVINGNRRLVGMLFDRELIKVLLPERQDLRKS from the coding sequence ATGTCAGTCCGGGACTTCATGGTGACCGACGTTGTCTGCGTCGAGATCCCCGGCAACCGGGATGACGTTCTGCGCATATTAAAACGCACAGGCATCAGTGGCGTCCCGGTCTTGAAGGAGGGTGAACTCGTCGGTATTATAACCCGCAAAGACCTCCTCCGTAAGGCGGAAGAGACCCAGCTCGGCCTCTTGATGACACCCGATCCGGTTGTTATCAGGCCAGATGCTCCCATCTCAGAGGCGGCACAGCTGCTTGTGCGGAACAACATAAGGAGGCTCCCGGTCATCGAGGATGGAGCGCTTGTCGGGATCCTCAGTGTGGCTGACCTGATCAACGCCATAGCCCAGATGCGTATCACCACCCCCATCAAGGGCAACTTCGTCAGCAGGACGTATGCGCTCTGGGAAGAGACCCCTCTCACGCTTGTCGGGAGGATCATGGAGATCTCGGGCTACGACGCCATACCTATCCTGATGGAGGATGGCACGCTCAGCGGAATCATATCGGAACGCGACCTGATCCGACATTCGCGCATCGAGGACGGCATAGAGGTAAGCGACTTCTCAAACGGTACAGACGACGACGAATGGACATGGGAGAGCATCCGGGACCTGCACACCATCAGTTACGGAATCTCCAGGATCCAGCTGCTTCCGATTCCTGTTAAGAAGGCGATGGTCAGGAACGTTCTTGCCGTCCCCCTCAACGCCGAGGTCAGCGAATGCGCCCTCAAGATGAGGCGGGCAAGGGTCGACCAGCTCCCGGTGATCAACGGGAACAGGCGGCTTGTCGGGATGCTGTTTGACCGTGAGTTGATCAAGGTCCTGCTGCCCGAGCGGCAGGACCTGCGAAAGAGTTAA
- a CDS encoding universal stress protein, with product MFRKILVAIDGSEQADRAFEAALAEAGAWKAEAHVVYVVESGLFSSLPMDSTLEIIYSVLQKEGEEILEAARKKADAAGIPLTPHLRQGHVGSQIVSMAEELGADLIVLGSYGKSGVDRLLLGSATDYVVRNSPVTTMVVRS from the coding sequence ATGTTCCGTAAAATACTTGTTGCTATAGATGGCTCAGAACAGGCCGACCGGGCTTTCGAGGCTGCTCTCGCTGAGGCCGGTGCCTGGAAAGCCGAGGCTCATGTTGTGTATGTGGTCGAATCGGGGCTCTTTTCATCTCTTCCCATGGACAGCACACTCGAGATAATATACAGTGTCCTGCAGAAAGAGGGTGAAGAGATCCTCGAAGCGGCCCGAAAGAAAGCAGATGCAGCAGGTATTCCGCTGACCCCCCATCTCCGCCAGGGGCACGTGGGATCCCAGATCGTCTCCATGGCAGAGGAACTTGGTGCCGACCTCATCGTCCTTGGCTCATACGGGAAGAGCGGTGTCGATCGTCTCCTGCTCGGAAGCGCAACCGACTACGTGGTGCGAAACAGTCCTGTCACAACGATGGTGGTGAGATCATAA